In Desulfomonile tiedjei DSM 6799, a genomic segment contains:
- the hflK gene encoding FtsH protease activity modulator HflK, with protein MDQFRPREDPNPVRDLQRGVEDFRALMDRFLKGRGLFFFILILFLVYLASGIYIVGPGEKGVVLMFGEVHSITDPGLRYRLPKPFMSHTVVDIAKVRRAEIGFRSDRNRTRTVPVESLMLTGDENIVDVQLFVQYLVQDPVKFLFGADAPENALKTSAEVALRGVVGENTIDHTMTEGRLEIQQKVETYLQRLLDSYNTGLKVTQARLLVVDPPAQVQEAFHDVVRAWEDRERLIKEAEGFREDVIPKARGQAQQTIREAEAYKAQRVIRAKGDAERFTTVLREYVKSPSVTRERLYLETAEQFLPGTKKYIMENGSSRVLPVLPLTPPSAAMMQSSPADQEKSTEKKGN; from the coding sequence ATGGACCAATTCAGGCCGAGAGAAGATCCTAACCCTGTGCGCGATCTACAACGCGGCGTAGAAGATTTCAGAGCTTTAATGGACCGGTTCCTGAAAGGCCGCGGACTTTTCTTTTTTATTTTGATTCTTTTCCTTGTATATCTTGCTTCGGGCATTTATATCGTGGGACCCGGCGAAAAAGGCGTGGTCCTCATGTTCGGAGAAGTGCACTCCATCACCGATCCAGGATTAAGATATCGGCTGCCTAAACCTTTCATGTCCCATACTGTTGTGGATATTGCCAAGGTCCGGCGTGCAGAAATCGGGTTCAGGTCCGACCGCAACAGGACGCGGACTGTTCCCGTGGAATCGCTCATGCTGACTGGTGACGAAAACATAGTGGATGTTCAACTGTTTGTTCAATACTTGGTCCAAGATCCGGTCAAGTTCCTGTTCGGTGCCGATGCCCCCGAAAATGCGCTGAAGACCTCTGCTGAAGTGGCGCTTCGTGGAGTCGTCGGGGAAAACACCATCGATCATACGATGACAGAGGGCCGCCTTGAGATTCAGCAGAAGGTTGAGACATACCTGCAACGACTTCTCGATTCGTACAATACAGGGCTGAAGGTTACTCAGGCACGACTTCTCGTGGTCGATCCTCCTGCTCAAGTGCAGGAGGCATTTCATGATGTTGTTCGAGCCTGGGAAGATCGCGAACGCCTGATAAAAGAAGCTGAAGGATTCAGAGAAGACGTCATCCCCAAAGCCAGAGGTCAGGCGCAGCAAACCATTCGCGAAGCTGAAGCCTACAAAGCGCAGCGTGTTATCCGTGCAAAAGGCGATGCAGAAAGGTTCACGACTGTCCTGCGGGAATACGTGAAATCGCCGAGTGTCACGCGAGAGCGCCTTTATCTGGAAACCGCCGAGCAGTTCCTTCCTGGAACCAAGAAGTACATAATGGAGAATGGAAGTTCCAGAGTATTGCCTGTTCTTCCGCTTACGCCCCCCAGTGCTGCGATGATGCAGTCCAGTCCCGCCGACCAAGAAAAGTCGACGGAAAAGAAAGGCAATTAG
- a CDS encoding IS701 family transposase, giving the protein MKRSIPDPFGIDEIHFRACFSAPSFRIFVALVVGWVLTMGKHTISQVILTMRLHESKHFASIYRFLGKGRWETDFVSYFVFRMLVETLIAEGIEILVVIDDTLNKHTGKKICGAGWQHDGSLPKHTKQKGYGVCFVIIGLAIRLPGISDRMFCLPYAARLWWPPKAKFNPKSLPYKTKPELGLDLINLTHSWLQEGERLRIVFDLGYCCDTILKARPKNVHITGRLRKDAALFAVLEPAPFTVMGRPRKRGARLPSLETMFQDPNLGWNEIRVFCYGKQTKLLIHQFTALWYHSAGQQPLSIVLCHDPAGHHANMVFFDTDPQAAPQQIIERYAARFSIEMTNRETKNLLGAAEPQCRKETSVTRAPMFAYWAYCFVVLWFVGQFVTAKNLVADPAPWYCRKKSFTFSDMLAAARRSHFSLRIYSKASRINKFEKLNGPRSTRGLDHARIAKL; this is encoded by the coding sequence TTGAAGAGATCTATACCAGATCCGTTCGGGATTGACGAGATTCATTTCAGAGCGTGTTTCAGCGCACCGAGTTTCCGTATCTTCGTTGCGCTGGTGGTCGGTTGGGTGCTCACTATGGGCAAGCACACTATCAGCCAGGTGATTCTGACCATGAGACTCCATGAATCCAAGCACTTCGCCAGCATCTACCGATTCCTCGGCAAGGGACGATGGGAGACTGACTTTGTCTCCTATTTCGTCTTCAGAATGTTGGTAGAAACGCTGATTGCAGAAGGGATCGAGATCCTTGTGGTGATTGACGACACCTTGAACAAGCACACTGGCAAGAAGATCTGTGGCGCGGGCTGGCAGCATGATGGTTCACTCCCAAAGCATACTAAGCAAAAGGGGTATGGAGTGTGCTTTGTCATCATAGGACTGGCGATTCGCCTTCCCGGCATCAGCGATCGCATGTTTTGTCTGCCATACGCTGCCCGCCTTTGGTGGCCGCCAAAGGCCAAGTTTAATCCCAAGAGCCTGCCCTACAAGACAAAACCCGAACTTGGATTGGATCTTATAAATCTGACTCATTCATGGCTCCAAGAGGGAGAAAGACTGAGAATTGTGTTCGACCTGGGATACTGCTGCGATACCATCCTCAAAGCACGACCCAAGAATGTGCACATTACAGGGAGGCTGAGAAAGGATGCAGCTTTGTTCGCTGTGCTGGAACCTGCTCCATTTACAGTGATGGGCAGACCTCGCAAGAGAGGCGCTCGACTGCCCTCCCTGGAAACGATGTTCCAGGACCCCAATCTGGGGTGGAATGAGATTAGGGTCTTCTGCTATGGAAAACAAACTAAGCTCCTGATACATCAGTTCACGGCGCTATGGTATCATAGCGCAGGGCAACAGCCTCTTTCGATCGTGTTGTGCCATGACCCGGCCGGCCACCATGCCAATATGGTGTTTTTCGATACGGACCCTCAGGCTGCACCACAGCAGATTATCGAGCGCTACGCTGCACGCTTTAGCATTGAGATGACCAATCGAGAGACCAAGAACCTCCTGGGTGCGGCTGAACCTCAGTGTCGGAAAGAGACCTCGGTAACCCGTGCCCCTATGTTTGCTTACTGGGCCTACTGCTTTGTAGTGCTTTGGTTCGTTGGGCAATTCGTCACTGCAAAGAACCTCGTTGCCGACCCGGCTCCCTGGTACTGCCGGAAAAAGTCGTTCACCTTTTCAGACATGCTGGCAGCAGCTCGAAGGAGTCATTTCTCGCTGAGAATTTATTCGAAAGCCAGCCGAATCAATAAGTTCGAAAAACTCAACGGCCCGCGCTCCACGCGCGGACTCGACCATGCAAGAATCGCGAAACTATAG